In Miscanthus floridulus cultivar M001 chromosome 5, ASM1932011v1, whole genome shotgun sequence, one genomic interval encodes:
- the LOC136454348 gene encoding uncharacterized protein yields the protein MVEHAVQPSSPLVAPPDVEEEDEVEEIEREESRPQAIRILYKLGDEVVVMEEEDSTREVRRLESTLSTAMKQIKQLIKRMEPLAEENAKLKEVVKLMEKNIQRAQHERDLAESNAKDLEYQKGILFEQLATVFEQLMSVSDQLEQQDMELNQLHQVVGQLQEEEKKVPRRVEKLMEVLKGAQKAMSARSMASEL from the exons ATGGTCGAACACGCTGTGCAGCCATCGAGCCCCTTGGTGGCACCACCAGatgtggaggaagaggatgaggtggaggagattgagcGTGAGGAATCACGACCTCAAGCCATCCGGATCCTCTATAAGCTGGGTGATGAAGTGGTGgtcatggaagaggaggacagtaccagggaggtcaggaggctagagtccaccctttccacagccatgaagcagatcaag CAGctaatcaagaggatggagccccttgctgaggagaatGCGAAGCTAAAGGAGGTAGTGAAGCTGatggagaagaacatccagagggcccagcatGAGCGGGATCTTGCTGAGTCCAATGCCAAGGATctagagtaccagaagggcatcctattCGAGCAGCTGGCCACCGTCTTCGAGCAGCTAATGAGTGTTTCCGATCAGTTGGAGC agcaagacaTGGAGCTCAATCAGTTGCATCAAGTTGTCGGTCAACTtcaagaggaggagaagaaggtgCCTAGGCGAGTGGAGAAACTGATGGAGGTGCtaaaag gtgctcagaaggcaatgtctgctagaagtatggcttctgagctgtag